In Nymphaea colorata isolate Beijing-Zhang1983 chromosome 10, ASM883128v2, whole genome shotgun sequence, the genomic stretch GTTATAACTAAGATCTTGTTCTGTTTACTGGTTTTCGGGGATTAGGTGGCAGAACAGAGCATGTGGTTTACTGGGCTTTCCTCATCTACTGTTTGTGGGTTCTATCAGTATAATATCTGACACAGATCCAGAGTAACGCACAAGTCCTGCttaatttttcttcataaatttTGTCGGAGTTGTTTGCAGAGGAATATCAGACCTCAATTATTAGAAAAGTTCGAACGCATTAACATGCCTGCAGTAGCAAGAACGAACGAGACAAAtcaaataaagggaaaaaattagGGGAGCACATGTTCTTCTCCCAAGTGGGACGTCATCTTGGTAGCAATTTGAGTGGTGGTGAATTTCCTATCCTATTCCTGAGTTAGCTGAATATGGTGTTGCTAGTAACAAGGCTATTCCAGAAACatccagtttcttcttgttcatgtaGATCTCTTTCTGGAGATGTTCTGATGAGCTATTtagcaacaataacagtatCTCACTGTCTATTATGTTTGTACATAAAGAcacatttatttgaaactattttgtgaatctatctcaatttttaggatagatatatataacaataacatACTGTTTGTTTCACTACAGTAACCCACCCgtttgtttttctaattttccTGTAGTGAGTTGAACCAAGTTCGAGATCAGCCGGACTGGGCTTCAATTATAAACAGGTTTGGCTCAAGCAGTCAAGCTCCAAGCTTCATTTGGTTGGGCTCGAAGTTGGTCTCATCTAAACTTGAGCAGAGCTAAGTAGAAAAGCAGAGTATAAATAGATGTAATgtttctcatttagagaagcAGAGTATAGAAAGGATAAAAAGATGCATTCAACACACATTTGTTCAGAAAAACACCATGCTTTTACAAGGAATATTCTTCAAAAGCATGCTTCAAAAGCACcatgttattattttataaaacaaGATATAATTGTGTCTACCATTCGATTGTTAAATTTCAAAacagcattatatatatatatatagatatatatatatatatatatatatatatatatagagagagagagagagagagagagttttcttTGAGTGTTTAATCAAGTATATATAGGTCGACCCTAGGGTAACTTTACTCAATTAACTTGCTGAATTCAATCTGTGGCTCGAACTTGTCTGATTTAATAATGTATTCGATCGCGCTGAGCTTGTACGAGTTGAGCTTCAGCTACTTACTGTGCTGCCATAATTCCATGTACGCAATATTTTGACATTAATTCCGGACATGCTCGATCCAGCAAATCTCAGGCAAATACTATTTAAGTACCTACGGCACTAAAGAATTCATTGGAGCCACAAGCATGATTGATGACTTCAACATTTTTGTGACATCAATTTTCATGTGATAtagcatattatatatatatatatagttgtttcCTATTATTGGATGCAAAAAGTAACCGTACTGATGCgttgtattaaaaaatatatggagATGCACAGCTCCACTGTCCATGAACATCTTGGATGCAaaaatatgtgattgatatgaccTCTTCTTGTTAGGGTAAGGCTATAGATCTGCCTCAATAGATGCCTAGCGTGAGAAATCTCAAGCGAGGATTATGTGAAGAATTATCGTGACCTAGAGCCTATATTGGCTGATATGAGGCCGATTCTTCTAGATCAGGCAAATAATTtaaacttttaacatttttttaaggcTGATACGGCCAATACAAAATGATACCTATAACTTTTTTAAAGGTTTGTaagaaaccaatttttaaaatttttatcacaTATGTGAGTTCTCACTGTTTAATTTCGCAGCGTTATAGCTATTTCAAGGGCTGAACTAAATCAAGCTGCTTTATGGTCGAGATATGTAAGACTAACCAAATTTGGGTCCGCCTTAAACCGATCTAAATCAGATATAACACCAAAATTTACATGGTGAACTTTGTTTGATATGGGAACAAAAAATGGATTTGGTTGCAGAACTGTGTATGGAACCATACCTGtacctttctcttttatatCCTCATACAATTAAATGGATGTCGTCTCAAGGGGTATAACATAACTGGTTACATAAGTAGCATGTTGATTATATGTCTTTGATTCAATTCCCATTAGCTTACTTTTGTAAGCTATAAATGGTGGCATGTGTGACGGTCAAGTTGAAGAGTGTATTTGTATACCCACTTGGGTCCCAATGTAACTTTGAATACTAAagacaagaggaagaaaggttCTTTCATCCTCTCACTTGGGTGATGAGGTTGTCTCTAGTCACTTGGATTAAATGGATCCCAGAAGAATAGTTCTATCCATTAATGCTTGGGTATCAACTTGTATCGGCTGGTATGTATCGCATCACTCCTTGTTTGAAATACCAGACAAGACAGAACTTGTACCAGCCATTAAGGTAGGAATGTACAACGAGCTAGTCGAACTCATCTCGGACTCGGGTTGAGCTTGAAACGAGCTTTATGAGGTGGGCTCGAGCTCTACTCGCTTAATCGAGTCCGAGCTGGAGCTTGACTCgttcttaatatatattttatactttTCAAGTGACCAATATACGATCAACTTTGTTATCGTCCAATAAAACAGAGTtaacatttatatatttttatttaagcaATTTAAAAATAAGTACTAGTGTTTAATGAATTTAATCGATTTTAATCAAGTCAAGTTCGTTCAACTAGTAAACTCGTACTCGATTCGTTTATAAACTCAAGTTAAGCTCGAAGTAGACTTGTTTAACTTAcaagtcgagcccaagttgaGTCCACTCGTCGAACATCCTGCCATCGAGCAACTAACAAAGTTGTTTAATACATAACCGATACGGTCCAATATATATCGGCCGAATGCATATGTTGGAGGTTTCTCATACGAGTTGGAAACCGATACTTTTTCATTGACTCGGGCCTCAGGCTCGAATGGATAGCCCTCCCCTTGCAAGCAGAGTTGCAGAAAATCGGCGAGCaaacgagagggagagggagagggagagggtggGGGATGGCAGCAGCTATCGGTGGTAGGGTGATGATGGCGGCAAGAAGCGCACACATCAACCCTGACCGCCGTTGTTTCTTGAGCCGGCGGTGGCCGGACTCTTCCAATCAGGGACATTTGGCCGCTTCCTTCTCGAGCAACGGGAGTTCGAAACCCCAGAGGAAGCTGGTTCTCTACACCAAACCAGGATGCTGTCTGTGCGAAGGTCTCAAAGAGAAGCTGGATTTGGTCCTCAAATTGGGAGCCCCTGACTCTCTCGATGACGTCGAACTGCAGGTTCTGTTCTTTTgatttcactttcagtggtgagGTAGTGATCCATTTCTGCTTCTTTTGACTGGGTTTTCTATGAAATTTGTGGCCTTAGACTAGAGATATTTTGAGCAATCCAGAATGGGAGAGACGCTATCAGTATGAGATCCCTGTGTTGGCGAGGGTCCTTCCTGACGGCACAGAGGTGAGTTCTTGGCATTCATTCCTCTGATCTTTAGGGTTTCCCCCCCCTTTGCCCATCTTTGCTTCCGTcacatccatctcttcttgctcGGTCTACATGTGTCTGAGTTTGAAAGACTAGTATCTGAGATCCCCACGTCGAGGATCTCAATGTGAACAGTTTCTTGAATCATGGTATTTGAGATTTGCTAGAATCTCAGATAAGTGGCTTTCAAGCTGGTTTTTTTATGGACTCTGTCATATCCGGAAGCCGAATTATAACTTAATGTGGTGGCAGGAGAACCTTCCGAGATTATCGCCTCGTCTTGGAGTGGAGATGATCAAGAAGAAACTTGTAGCTGCCCTGCAATAAGGCTGCAGCGTCGACCAACGTTTGGGAAAAGGGGAGGCCATTAATTCTGCATTTCTGGAGCTGCTTCTTTTGCGTCTTTGCTAGTGGAATGGGCACATGAGGATGGGATTCTTCAGTGATTCATTTCTGTACCCAAATATGTATGGTCTTCTATGCAGAGGTACATAGTGAtagaggagaaaaggaaaatattgcaCAAACAATGGagcctgctctctctctctctctctctctctctctctctgtggagtTGCAATTGAACTTGGCTACCAATAAAAAACCTGTTTGTGGATTGTAGACAAATGATCTTTGCTGCTACTATGTCTCATTTCTAATCTGTCTAGACTTCTGAGCTCCAACAACAGAAGTTATAAACTGCTTAAAAATCAGGTATTCAGTTTTGTCGACCCATAGTGATTAATGAGACCAACTGCCCCAACAATACAAGCGACGAGGCTATAATGTTTGTTCTTGTACGCAATTCAAAggaatgaaaggaaagaaaattccACCAAAGTCGAAGAATGAATCTATGAAGTCAAGTGAGTGCTCAAATTTCCGCACATATCTAAAAGATAGGAAGGTCAACTACGATATCTACCATTGGAAGCCAGTTTTGAACAATGAAGAATCTCTCTCTTCCAAAGGGAGTACGCCACAAAGAACATGGCTGCTTGGAAGCAATTTAAAGTTCTTAATAATGTCTGCTTTTGCATATCACATCAAGAAGAAAACGATACAGAAATTCCTCAAAGACGTTTGATtactttaaatttgaaatccaaaatccatagATTTGATGTGACATACTTTTGCTAATTTGGCAAAAGATCCACCGTACAATTCATATTCCATCAAACTATGAATATTAAGTCAGACATAAGTTCCACAtctaaaatctttattttatttctttttacattGAGAAAAAGTGGGATTTAAGATCGAAGGGAGAGTGTCTGATCTTAAgtcaacaattttagaatcttAAGGATTTTAGATCAGAGacaatcaaacgccccctaaagaAATAGAGAGCATGCAATTACATTTAGTTATTTGGAACACTACTTTCTCAAAATTTACATTGTGGAGAAAGTTGGTGCTGCCAAATTCATCAACAGTTTATAATGAACTCAAAACTGATGTGATAAGGGCACCATACGGCACATCCCCAGATTTCTGGGCACTTTCCTCTGCTTTGGCCAGCAAACGATGTCTTCCCAAAGCAATTGCAAGGATTAACTTCAACTAGGGAAGCAGATTGATCAATGAATGTGATAATACTTTTACACATGTATTGGAAAAGCCTTACGAAATGATCCATAAATGGGAAACTAAAAGATAGCATAAGCCATGAACTATTCAATGAGAAAGCAGGTTTGATTGCTCCAGTGATGTTAAAAACCCTTAGGAAGTGTTTGATGGATGGGAAATCATTGTGCCACTTGTTTTAAAATATCTATCCCATGCAACAATATCTCAAAGACTCTAAAATGTTATCACAAATTCTTATTCCTTttatatattacaaaaaataGGTCGATAAATGGTTGTTTCCATTTAAAAAAGAGTTTCAACCTCAGCacagaaaataataaagaaaaataaggcTTGAAGAGCAGCAAAAttggtttttattattttctgtGATAGGCAAGTCACTTAAACATTATGTATGATACATTTTATGTAATGCTTTGAGTTTTACAAATTTTTAGCTAGTTAGTATTTGTTATTAACATTTTTCCGTCATCAAGAAGTGGCTTTATTCTGCATGAAATGATGAAACGttatttgataaattttattaatttcaaAGTTTTAATATCAATAATAACAAAATGCATTAACAAGctattcaaaaatattaaaaaaatgaccaCTCAGCGACAAGGATAAATTTTCTTGGAAAACTTTTTCATGCCCATTAGGTAAAATTTTATTGGAAAACTTTTACATTCCCATTAGGcaaaaattttcttgggaaaagGGTCAATAGAAAAACATATAATCAAACGTCGCCTAAAAGGTAACAATAAATGGGAAAACGCACGGTTTCTTGAGCTCGAGTTTTCGTAattggaggagagagagagagagagcgggagcGGGAGCGGGACAGGTGCTTCTTCGAACCGAGAATGGTGCATCACTTCCCTTCCTTTCTCGGTAGCAAATCCCTATAGGAGAATTAAGGGTTTTTTTGTATTGCTTGTATTTTTCCTTGGTAATCCAAATTTTTGTTCCTTCCTCTCgtctttgttctttctctttgttctcatttctcctgttcatgtttGTTGTTTGAGATCATGATGATTTGGTGGAATTTGTGGTTTGGTTAATAGGTAGTTATATAGCTTCCTGAGTCGTTGCCTTGATGCGATAAGAAAATGTCATTTATCGCCAATTTGGCGTCTGATGATTTTTATTGCGTTCCTTTCGTTTTCGGATGCTCTATTTTTGGTGTTTCTTCGGATTTGCAGAGCGACTCTAAAACTTCCTTCCTCCGATTGTCTATTTGACTGCTTCTTGAAGGGGTTAATGTTTATTATTGAAGGATGAGGTAACCGCGGTCTTTGTCTTTTTGTGTTAGATTTGTTTCTATGCGTAAGAAGAATGGTGCGGAAGAGGGTCGTGTTTAGGGTCTCTTGAACAATGGGACGTTGGTTCTTTACCTGAAAGTCTGCTACTATTTGTCCGCAGAGTCgattcttttctgtttttggacGCAGCCTCTAAAGGGCATCCTAGGAACGTTTTCTGTAGCCAAACTAGATAGGTCATAGAACTGAGTTGGTATTTTTGGTCGGTCGTTCATGCTAATTTTGATGGAAACGGTGCCAAATTTACAATGGAGGTTCTATTGCACAGGATAATAAAACGTTTAGTACTATTTGATCAATTTGCTAGTGACTCCGTTCATTTTCAAGGTTGGTTATTTTGAAAGTGTTAGTGTGAACAAAGCTTTTTTGGGGGTAGGAGAGGCCTTCTTAGGAACTTATTCCATGGATGGATTTCCTAAATCCATCTTGCTTGTCACTTTGGATCTTCAAGAGATCGCTAGTTTGAAGGGGAGGTgtgctttattttttcttcataggAAGATGTAAAATTTGAAGGGTTTATCCCTATGGTAGCATGAAAGAAGTAGAAGAGAATTTTGAAGGCTACATCCCTGTAGTAGCATCAATAAGTGTAATGGAAAAAATGgaataatcaatagaaaaatcacaAATCCATAAGTTATGCTCATTTTCTGGATtagcagaaaaaatagtttacttttatttttgtttttaagttcTTTAGTTATCTTAGACTTACCTAGTAAAGATCTTCAACATTATAGAGTCATGTTAAATTGTGGAAAGTCTAAAAATAATAAAGTTCATGTAAAAGGATTCATTCAAAGGATCTAATTGGCTTGATTGGACCAAAGCATGTCAATGTAGTTGGACATTGTCCGGGTGGGTAGGTGGAGGAAAAAGGCACTCTCATACCATGCaaactcttctttctttgttctttgtcTATGGCAATGAGATAGATATTTGCTTTGCACATTTTGGGGAAGGTTGGTGAATTTAATCATTATGGTGGAGGGCCCTATGAAGTTTCAGTTTACTTGTCTCATAAGTAACTCGAGAAGTATGACTAATGTTGTTAATTGATGTTTGTATATGTTCATGTTTGCGAGCaatatattcttattttgaaCTACTAGAACATATCCACAGACCACAGTAGGTGAAACTTTGTCCATTCTTATATTCTCATGTGGTTGCTATGCATCTTGATCATGTATTATGCTGCAGCATTTAAAACTCGGCCAAGTCAACCAAGTTCAGTCTGGTGATTGGTTCTCAACCGGggtcaaaaaaatggaaaaaccaaGAAATTGACATGACTCAGCTGTGTTATGGGATGACCAGGCTGTCATTCAAGTTTGGGCTGAGTCACAGGTTGGTTTAATTGATTACATCTATTTGTACAgtacaagtatatatattaGTCAAACAAACTATGTAAATGATATTAGAaactatatatgtgtatgcatacTCTATCAGATTTTCACTGTATTGCACATAAAAGGTGCATATACATATAGTAATGACATAAGGTTGTTAATATGTTACTAAAATTTGCAtttgtgtatatgtatgtatgtatgtacatatagaGAGAGGGACACACACATattattatacatattatatataatatatcgatgttctaatgaattaaaaacACCATTTGATACATCAAAACCAGGCCGAGTCACTGAGTTGACCTGGCGATTCATGAGTCAATTCATTCTGAGTGGAGTCCTAAGTCACTTTTTAAAACCTTGCTTGTGGAGAGAATACCTAACTTTGCTAGTGTCACCTTTCATGGTTTTGCTTTCTTCTCAGTGGGGAAACTTTCATATGGGTTCTTCCTCGACCCCTGGAGTGTCTCCTGCTTTATGTTGATGAAGGGGATCGCCACATAGGCGCACAAAAGTTGCATGGGAGGCGGCATTCCTTTCTTAAGATTGGGACTATCTATTGTACCCTTAGAGGTCTTTTggacaatgttgtaaaacgcgtatcgtaagccgtatcggtcgggctttaagatacgccgtatcgtaatgtatcgtaatgtatcgtacccgtatcgtaaatttttaaaaaataataataataattcagaaaaattaaaaaaaaatcggaaaattcataaaaaataagaaaaaattaaaaataataaattcttcatataaaacatgttttagtcttttagataatgatagacttattattttgctaaatgttataaacttacgcgttcacggttcatcattcatacttcatagacatcaaaattcataacaatatcttctttttcatcttcatcttcatggtaaaaaacccctttcctcccaatgggaatcagccacccatgcacaaatccatggtttaatagatgatttcactgtgaaaatcgatgatttcacaatggaaatcgatgatttccctctaaggcggtacaatctatagattagaaatgaagaaggggtgggtttttgtaaaaaaactcaaaaaaatggggttcaagccccttttttagaaatcagcccgtatcgtacgatacgggctgtatcgcaccgtatcgtacgatacgggctgtaTCGcatcgtatcgtacgatacggaggcccgtatcgcacgtatcgtacgatacaggtacgatacaccccccatttacgatacggggggtgtatcgtatcgtattttgtaaacgaTACGATAtgaccccgtatcgtacgatacgtacaacactgcttTTGGATGGATATAGTTATTATCAACTTCCTGGGGAAATGGACTGTCAAACATTGTTTGAAAGATTGAAGGCAAAAGTAGTGGCCAGATATCGGGAACTTAATTTGGGGAGCATGCTTGGTTGTGATTattctaacttttttttctgTAGCTTGTTTGACAATCATGAATACCTTTGTCCACACTGCTTTGCCTTCTTGCTCTTGAAGATCTTTAACTAGCTTCAGCCATTATCTTTAGGATTTTTCAGTGACATGAACTTTCAATTTTTACTTCAATTATCTTCACTGTTTGTTAAGTATCTacacttcatttttttccatctcAGCATTTGGAATTTTTGCCATTAATTCATTTTCTCTTAGTATATAAGTCATTAAATAATTATCTGAATTATCTAATCAACAGGCTGCAAAGATTCTTGCAAACTTGATTGTGATGGGATCTGGAATTTTAGCCCGGGCTTTAGTCCAAGCCTATCGTCAAGCACTTACAAGTAAGTTTAGCAAAACATTTTGTTTCAATTTCAGCTTTGACAGGATGTTGTGAAATTTATGTCTCATCTTTTTCTCGTGATAAGGAGATTATAATTAATATCCCTCATTGATGCACGTATCCCACTTTTTTATCAAAAAGTATGCAATGTTGTTTTGGTAGGCCTCCCTCTGTGTAGCTTTGTGTATATGCCTATGAAATAGGAAATACGTTGACTAGCTATGTAGTTAAAAGTGCGAGACTGCTAGTCAGGACTAGCAGCAGTTGCCAAAAGGAGCTTAGGCAGCAACTACTCGAGGCCTAGTCGGTCTTATTTTAGACATAAAACATGTCGGAaatatgaaagaagaagaaaaataggaaaCAAGGAAAAGGTGGGGGTTTTTGAAATTCCTCCATCTGAACAATATGTTGGAAGTTagaatcattttttttagaattaacaaaattaaaaacattttttttttgaggcaTCTGGGTTGTCTCGGTGTAGGCCTTAGGGTTCCACCAGTGCCTAGACATGTTTTTGACTATATAGGTGAATGTTATAATGAAGGTGGCCTTAGTCTCTTAAATACATCATGTATGCTTTACTCCAAATATGAACACAATTCATATCCCATTGATACTTGGAGGTTCTGCAGACATAGATGATTCATGTATGTGGAAATTAGGAGGCTCTTTTTCACGTGACAGGCTTACGAACAtgagcattttcatatttgttggcAGAAATGATATATTCtgtcattttcaatttcactTTCAGGGTATAACATATGAAAATCTAGTAACACCattaaatagaaaataagtCAATTGACCTTGCTTTTGATTTTATAAATGTGATATGGTAAGTGTACCCATCCTTTTGTGGTGTGAGGCATGTGAATGATTTTTTCAAACATGGTACACAGACTTATTCTACAGATGGAAATTATTTTTCCAGTGAAGATGTTCACTGAAATGGGAAATGTGCTTTATTGCATAGTTTCATGTGGTAAACCTTGTTCGTAAAAAGCTTGTGACTTAGAAACAAGCTAGATTGTGGTATTTACTAAGAAATTAACAATATTTCATCAGCTTGTATGATAAGGCTCCTTTAGAGTATCTATACTTAGATGCCAGAAGAAAGTATTTCTTTTGCTTGTGAAGTTTGACCTGAATGCCcaagttctttcttttccttctggAAGACTTTGATTTACCTGTTTGGTGGCATTCCTATGAGGCAGTTGTCTAGGTCTGTAATGATAAGCAGGTGGATCAAGGCACTCCTTGGTTATGTCAATTTATTTCATGATCATGTGCGTAGAGAGGACTTGAGCTTTGTGATAAGGCTTCTATGTTATCGCTTCATTTGAGCTTTTGATAAGCTTTCGGTGTTACGGCTTCTTTCCTCTTGTACTGCTTTTCAATGATTCTTTTAATGGAACCTACacttttgaaattttgtgttttctaCTCTCAAAATCTCAACccaagccttttttttttaatgatgttGCAGATGCCTCTAAGTCTGGTGTTGCCCAAGAAACCATACAGAACACAATCCGTCGGGGAAGTAAAGCCATGGGAGAGCAAGAAGCAAGACAGATATTGGGTGTCACAGAAC encodes the following:
- the LOC116262891 gene encoding uncharacterized protein LOC116262891, with product MAAAIGGRVMMAARSAHINPDRRCFLSRRWPDSSNQGHLAASFSSNGSSKPQRKLVLYTKPGCCLCEGLKEKLDLVLKLGAPDSLDDVELQTRDILSNPEWERRYQYEIPVLARVLPDGTEENLPRLSPRLGVEMIKKKLVAALQ
- the LOC116262349 gene encoding mitochondrial import inner membrane translocase subunit PAM16 like 2-like isoform X1, which translates into the protein MAAKILANLIVMGSGILARALVQAYRQALTNASKSGVAQETIQNTIRRGSKAMGEQEARQILGVTEQSTWDEIVKRYDVLFERNAASGSFYLQSKVHKAKECLEAVHQKQSQSAA
- the LOC116262349 gene encoding mitochondrial import inner membrane translocase subunit PAM16 like 2-like isoform X2, translated to MGSGILARALVQAYRQALTNASKSGVAQETIQNTIRRGSKAMGEQEARQILGVTEQSTWDEIVKRYDVLFERNAASGSFYLQSKVHKAKECLEAVHQKQSQSAG